The Niallia alba genome includes a window with the following:
- a CDS encoding SGNH/GDSL hydrolase family protein, producing MKIICFGDSLTRGVSFVKGRVRIIKDNYPAFLEKLFSVNNPEDTIVLNKGVFNDNSDLLIKRLEKDVLSEKPNYVLLNVGGNDCNFKWQEVAENPDKNHDPIVPISQYIENIGQMVTKMKQSNITPILLTLPPLDPVRYYKFIADRYGTTISHWISCCGGIEHWHSLYNLHLNKLIDQLNLPSIDVRSALNKAGDVSDFISDDGIHLNSEGYKKMSAFIFEEMLRLTGGQKEQLS from the coding sequence ATGAAAATTATTTGTTTTGGAGATAGCTTAACAAGAGGTGTCTCATTTGTAAAAGGTAGGGTAAGAATTATCAAAGACAATTATCCCGCTTTTCTTGAAAAATTATTTTCAGTAAATAATCCAGAGGATACAATTGTCTTAAATAAAGGTGTATTTAATGATAATTCTGATTTGTTAATAAAGCGATTGGAAAAGGATGTTCTTTCTGAGAAGCCGAATTATGTCTTGTTAAATGTAGGTGGAAATGATTGCAATTTTAAATGGCAGGAAGTAGCTGAGAATCCTGATAAAAACCATGACCCAATTGTGCCAATTAGTCAATATATCGAAAACATCGGTCAGATGGTAACAAAAATGAAGCAATCAAATATCACGCCGATTTTGTTAACTTTACCACCACTTGATCCTGTTAGATATTATAAATTTATTGCAGATAGATATGGAACCACGATTAGTCATTGGATTAGTTGTTGTGGAGGAATTGAACATTGGCATAGTCTATACAATTTACATTTGAATAAATTAATTGACCAATTAAATCTTCCTAGTATTGATGTTCGCTCAGCGCTTAACAAGGCTGGAGATGTTTCTGATTTTATTAGTGATGATGGAATTCATTTAAATTCAGAAGGCTATAAAAAAATGAGTGCTTTTATTTTTGAGGAAATGCTCCGTTTAACGGGAGGACAAAAAGAACAATTATCTTAA
- a CDS encoding GNAT family N-acetyltransferase, with protein MIRELTEKDHANVMKFLLQDPSINLFIIGDIEAFGYHSPFQKLWGEFHDGDIKAVLLKYFESYIFYCKDKNHFDSEAFAAIMQSNTNPVTLSGKADLVEKFEKLPNLALGKKRVTYFAQCETKREIQITETINKATIADIDRIVVLQHSIDEFNTTVETKNMLKKAIESKTGRTYFLENNQGDIISTVSTTAENSQSAMIVGVCTHKDYRNQGLASKLMTALVNDVLDEKQYVCLFYDNPAAGKIYKNVGFMDMGLWTMYR; from the coding sequence ATGATTCGTGAACTTACAGAAAAAGATCATGCTAATGTGATGAAATTTTTACTACAAGACCCTTCCATTAACCTTTTTATCATTGGAGATATTGAAGCATTTGGCTATCATTCTCCATTCCAAAAGCTTTGGGGAGAATTTCATGATGGGGACATAAAAGCTGTACTACTTAAGTATTTTGAAAGCTATATATTTTACTGCAAAGACAAAAATCATTTTGATTCAGAGGCTTTTGCAGCGATAATGCAGTCAAATACTAATCCAGTAACGTTATCAGGGAAAGCAGACCTAGTTGAGAAATTTGAAAAACTGCCTAATCTAGCATTAGGGAAGAAACGAGTAACTTATTTCGCTCAATGCGAAACAAAAAGAGAAATACAAATAACGGAAACAATTAATAAAGCTACTATTGCTGATATTGACAGAATTGTTGTATTACAACATTCTATTGATGAATTTAACACAACAGTCGAAACAAAAAATATGCTAAAAAAAGCAATTGAATCAAAAACAGGTCGAACTTATTTTCTTGAAAATAATCAAGGTGACATTATTTCAACGGTCTCTACTACTGCAGAAAATTCCCAATCAGCTATGATTGTCGGTGTATGTACGCATAAAGATTATCGGAATCAAGGTTTAGCAAGTAAACTAATGACAGCCCTAGTTAATGATGTATTAGACGAAAAACAATATGTTTGCTTGTTTTATGATAATCCTGCTGCTGGTAAAATTTATAAGAATGTTGGGTTCATGGATATGGGATTATGGACAATGTATCGTTAA
- the metH gene encoding methionine synthase: protein MPQTSLAEKLKQKILIMDGAMGTMLQREDLTADDFGGEELEGCNENLNLTKPDIITKIHEAYLKAGADIIETNTFGATKIVLDEYHLGHLAYKLNVTAAKLAKDAVRKYSTPEWPRFIAGAMGPTTKTLSVTGGATFEELIASYEEQAIGLIDGGVDILLLETSQDMLNVKAGFLGIKQAFAKTGKELPLMISGTIEPMGTTLAGQSIEAFYISVEHMNPIAIGLNCATGPEFMQDHIRSLSGLSKFAVSCYPNAGLPDEEGHYHETASSLANKLSGFAEEGWLNIVGGCCGTTPEHIQAIAEKMKEIAPRTVAETTYHMVSGIEPFIYDDPTLRPIMVGERTNVIGSRKFKRLIQEGKYEEASEIARAQVKGGAHVIDICLADPDRDELQDMEHFMKEVVKKVKVPLVIDSTDEKVIEKALSYSQGKAIINSINLEDGEERLQAIAPLIHKYGASVVVGTIDEDGMGVTAEKKLQIAKRSYDLLTKKYKISGQDIIFDPLVFPVGTGDEQYIGSALATVEGIKQIKEACPDVQTILGISNVSFGLPPVGREILNSVFLYHCTQAGLDYAIVNTEKLERFASISKEEIELAEKLLFETTDETLAVFTDFYRGKKKEKINSLENLTLDERLAYYVVEGTKEGLLDDLAIALTTYSAPLDIINGPLMNGMKEVGRLFNDNQLIVAEVLQSAEVMKTAVSFLEGYMDKNVSSSTKGKVILATVKGDVHDIGKNLVDIILSNNGYEVIDLGIKVPPAELVSAIKKEQPNIVGLSGLLVKSAQQMVLTAADMKQAGIDVPILVGGAALSRKFTDTKISREYDGLVLYAKDAMNGLSLANQLTNQEEFSLLKQEHEKKKQTLLAMPTKDYVKPVITGIKRKTIDPKAPVFVPQDTKKHIVTNYTIGHIKPYINKQMLLGHHLGLKGKIDVLLKQKDEKTVQLNDMIEQLLLEAEQNNWILPKAVYRFYPAQSDGNKIYIYDPDDVSKRLETFDFPRQEREPYLCLADYLKPIDSGVMDYVAFFAVTAGTGIRQAAEQLKRDGRFLESHALQSLALETAEGLAEFIHRQIRDRWGFPDPTNFTMKERFAAKYQGQRFSFGYPACPELEDQKKLFGLLSPEDIGIILSEECMMEPEASVSAMVFAHPDARYFNVLSSSLS from the coding sequence ATGCCACAAACTTCATTAGCTGAAAAACTTAAACAAAAAATCTTAATAATGGACGGCGCAATGGGTACAATGCTCCAACGAGAAGATTTAACAGCAGACGATTTTGGAGGAGAAGAATTAGAAGGTTGTAATGAAAATCTTAATCTAACAAAACCAGATATTATTACGAAAATCCATGAAGCCTATCTTAAAGCCGGTGCAGATATTATTGAAACAAATACATTCGGTGCTACGAAGATTGTCCTAGATGAATACCATCTAGGGCATCTTGCTTACAAACTTAATGTTACGGCAGCAAAACTCGCCAAAGACGCGGTCAGAAAATATTCTACTCCTGAATGGCCAAGATTCATTGCTGGAGCAATGGGTCCGACAACGAAAACATTAAGTGTCACTGGTGGAGCCACATTCGAAGAGCTTATTGCTTCTTATGAAGAGCAAGCAATAGGATTAATCGATGGAGGTGTAGATATCCTTCTTCTCGAAACTAGTCAGGATATGTTAAATGTAAAGGCGGGTTTCCTCGGAATTAAACAGGCGTTTGCAAAGACAGGTAAAGAACTTCCATTGATGATTTCTGGGACCATTGAACCGATGGGTACTACACTTGCGGGCCAGTCGATTGAAGCCTTTTATATTTCTGTTGAACATATGAATCCTATCGCAATCGGTTTAAACTGTGCAACTGGTCCCGAGTTTATGCAAGATCATATTCGTTCCCTGTCAGGCCTCTCTAAGTTTGCTGTTAGCTGCTATCCAAACGCTGGCTTACCTGATGAAGAAGGTCATTATCATGAGACGGCTTCCTCTCTTGCAAATAAATTAAGCGGTTTTGCTGAAGAGGGCTGGCTAAATATCGTCGGTGGTTGCTGTGGAACTACCCCTGAGCATATTCAAGCAATTGCAGAGAAAATGAAGGAAATTGCCCCTCGAACAGTCGCTGAAACCACCTATCATATGGTTTCAGGAATTGAGCCTTTTATATATGATGATCCTACATTAAGACCAATTATGGTTGGCGAACGTACGAATGTCATTGGTTCTCGGAAATTTAAACGATTAATACAAGAAGGAAAATACGAAGAAGCATCTGAAATTGCAAGAGCCCAAGTAAAAGGCGGAGCCCATGTTATCGATATATGTTTAGCTGATCCTGACAGAGATGAGCTACAGGACATGGAACATTTTATGAAAGAAGTTGTGAAAAAAGTAAAGGTTCCACTCGTCATTGACTCTACTGATGAAAAAGTAATCGAAAAAGCTCTCTCCTATTCGCAAGGGAAAGCAATCATCAACAGCATTAACCTAGAGGATGGCGAAGAAAGGTTGCAAGCAATTGCCCCTCTCATCCACAAATATGGAGCCTCGGTTGTTGTAGGAACGATTGATGAAGATGGTATGGGAGTTACCGCAGAAAAGAAGCTGCAAATCGCAAAACGATCCTATGATTTATTAACGAAGAAATATAAGATTAGTGGTCAAGATATTATTTTTGATCCGCTTGTGTTCCCTGTAGGTACTGGAGACGAGCAATACATTGGATCTGCTTTAGCAACAGTGGAAGGTATTAAACAAATTAAGGAAGCTTGTCCAGATGTTCAGACCATTCTTGGAATAAGTAATGTCTCTTTTGGTCTCCCTCCTGTCGGTCGTGAAATATTAAACAGTGTCTTTCTTTACCACTGTACACAAGCTGGATTAGACTATGCCATCGTTAATACAGAAAAGCTGGAAAGATTTGCGTCTATTAGTAAAGAAGAAATTGAATTAGCTGAAAAGCTATTATTTGAAACAACAGATGAAACGTTAGCTGTTTTTACGGATTTCTACCGGGGTAAGAAGAAAGAAAAAATAAATTCTCTTGAAAATTTAACCTTAGATGAACGATTAGCCTATTATGTCGTTGAAGGAACAAAAGAAGGATTACTTGATGATTTAGCAATCGCGCTCACCACTTACAGTGCGCCACTAGATATTATTAATGGTCCGTTAATGAATGGAATGAAGGAAGTTGGCCGTTTATTTAATGATAATCAATTAATCGTAGCAGAAGTTTTGCAAAGCGCAGAAGTAATGAAAACCGCCGTTTCTTTTTTAGAAGGCTACATGGATAAAAATGTTTCTTCATCCACAAAGGGAAAAGTTATCTTAGCAACCGTTAAAGGAGATGTTCATGATATTGGCAAAAATCTCGTCGACATCATTCTCTCAAACAACGGTTATGAAGTGATTGATCTAGGAATTAAGGTTCCGCCAGCAGAGTTAGTTTCCGCTATCAAAAAGGAACAGCCAAACATTGTCGGTTTATCAGGCCTCCTTGTTAAATCTGCACAACAGATGGTGTTAACAGCAGCAGATATGAAACAAGCTGGTATCGACGTCCCTATCTTAGTTGGTGGAGCAGCATTATCGAGAAAATTTACTGATACAAAAATCTCACGAGAATATGACGGACTGGTATTATACGCAAAAGATGCCATGAATGGTTTATCCCTTGCTAATCAGCTAACCAATCAAGAAGAATTCTCTTTGCTTAAACAAGAGCATGAAAAAAAGAAGCAAACTCTTTTAGCAATGCCGACAAAAGATTATGTAAAACCCGTTATCACAGGGATTAAAAGAAAAACAATTGATCCAAAAGCCCCTGTCTTTGTACCTCAGGATACAAAGAAGCATATAGTAACAAATTATACAATTGGGCATATCAAACCATATATTAATAAGCAAATGCTATTAGGTCACCATTTGGGGTTAAAAGGTAAAATTGACGTTTTATTAAAGCAGAAAGATGAAAAAACGGTCCAATTAAACGATATGATTGAACAACTTTTATTAGAAGCAGAACAAAATAACTGGATACTGCCAAAAGCGGTTTATCGCTTCTACCCTGCTCAATCAGATGGCAATAAAATATATATATATGATCCAGACGATGTTTCTAAACGACTAGAAACTTTTGATTTTCCAAGACAAGAAAGAGAACCATATCTTTGTCTAGCAGACTATTTAAAACCTATAGATAGTGGTGTTATGGATTATGTTGCTTTTTTTGCAGTTACAGCAGGTACTGGAATCCGACAAGCAGCAGAACAATTAAAGCGTGATGGAAGATTTCTCGAATCACACGCCCTGCAATCACTTGCATTAGAAACAGCGGAGGGCCTTGCAGAATTTATTCATCGTCAGATTAGAGATAGATGGGGATTCCCTGATCCAACAAACTTTACTATGAAGGAACGCTTTGCAGCAAAATATCAAGGACAAAGATTTTCATTTGGGTACCCTGCTTGTCCTGAATTAGAAGATCAGAAAAAACTGTTTGGGTTACTTTCACCTGAAGATATTGGAATAATTTTGTCAGAAGAGTGTATGATGGAACCAGAAGCCTCTGTTTCTGCAATGGTATTTGCCCATCCGGATGCACGTTATTTTAATGTGTTATCTAGTTCTCTTAGTTAA
- a CDS encoding bifunctional homocysteine S-methyltransferase/methylenetetrahydrofolate reductase: MSFLDRLKNEILIADGAMGTLLYSYGKDTCFEALNLSHHEQIQHIHQAYIHAGADIIQTNTYAANYLKLQRYGLEDNVKEINSAAVKIAKQAATTNKVNILGTIGGNRGMKPQAISLEELKRSFREQLYCLLLEGVDGILLETFYDLEELETVLQITKKETDLPVIAQVSIHEIGILQNQSSLSSAFDRLENLGADVIGLNCRLGPHHMIASLEQIPLPKHAYLSAYPNASLPTYIDGKFEYKDNAEYFRKSAEEFRKQGVRLLGGCCGTTPEHIKNFAEALKDAVPITEKAIPSNANALRVESILLNSPPLREYTPLEEIAKERASVIVELDPPRKLDTTRFFEGAKKLKEEGIDAITLADNSLASARISNTAIGTLVKQNIGLRPLIHIACRDRNMIGLQSHLMGLHTLGLQDVLAITGDPARVGDFPGASSVYDMTSFDLISMIKQLNEGLSFSGKNLGQKTAFSVSAAFNPNVRQVDKAVKRLEKKIECGADYIITQPIYSEEKIIELYEATKHIDKPIYIGLMPLTSSNNAEFLHNEVPGIKIDDSIRQTMANLKDNPEQATQEGLKITKSLIDTAATYFNGIYLITPFLRYELSVELARYTKRRTAATRRTTNATNFIS, from the coding sequence ATGAGTTTTCTTGATAGACTAAAAAATGAAATTTTAATAGCCGACGGTGCGATGGGTACCCTCCTCTACTCCTATGGAAAGGACACATGCTTTGAAGCATTAAATCTTTCGCATCATGAACAAATTCAACATATTCATCAAGCATATATCCATGCAGGGGCAGATATTATTCAAACAAATACATATGCTGCCAACTATTTAAAACTACAAAGATATGGGCTTGAAGATAACGTAAAGGAAATAAACAGTGCTGCCGTTAAAATTGCCAAACAAGCAGCAACAACTAATAAGGTCAATATTTTAGGAACAATCGGCGGGAACAGAGGGATGAAGCCACAAGCTATTAGTTTGGAAGAACTAAAGAGAAGTTTTCGTGAACAGCTTTACTGTTTGTTACTAGAAGGGGTCGATGGGATTCTACTAGAAACATTTTATGATTTGGAAGAATTAGAAACGGTTCTACAAATTACTAAAAAAGAAACAGATCTTCCAGTCATTGCCCAAGTTTCGATTCATGAAATAGGCATTTTACAAAATCAATCCTCCCTTTCTTCTGCGTTTGATAGACTAGAAAATTTGGGAGCAGATGTGATTGGCCTAAATTGCAGATTAGGTCCCCATCATATGATTGCATCACTCGAACAGATACCATTACCAAAGCATGCCTATTTATCGGCCTATCCAAATGCTAGTTTGCCAACTTATATTGACGGAAAATTCGAATATAAAGATAATGCAGAATATTTCCGAAAATCTGCTGAAGAATTTAGAAAGCAAGGTGTTCGCCTTTTAGGAGGTTGCTGTGGGACAACGCCAGAACATATTAAAAATTTTGCGGAAGCATTAAAAGATGCTGTCCCTATTACTGAAAAAGCAATTCCATCTAATGCTAATGCACTACGAGTTGAATCTATTCTTCTTAACTCTCCTCCCCTTCGGGAATATACACCTTTGGAGGAGATTGCTAAAGAAAGAGCTTCTGTTATCGTAGAATTAGATCCACCAAGAAAATTAGACACAACACGCTTCTTTGAAGGCGCAAAAAAACTAAAAGAAGAAGGCATTGATGCTATTACACTTGCAGACAATAGCTTAGCGTCTGCTCGTATATCCAATACAGCTATTGGTACATTAGTAAAACAAAATATCGGTCTTCGTCCCCTCATTCATATTGCCTGTCGTGATCGCAACATGATTGGATTACAATCTCATTTAATGGGGTTGCACACACTGGGACTCCAAGATGTATTAGCAATAACAGGAGATCCAGCTCGAGTTGGAGATTTCCCTGGTGCATCTTCTGTTTATGACATGACTTCTTTTGATTTAATCTCGATGATTAAGCAATTAAATGAAGGACTCTCCTTTTCTGGAAAAAATCTAGGTCAAAAAACAGCTTTTTCTGTCTCTGCAGCCTTTAATCCAAATGTTCGGCAAGTAGATAAAGCAGTTAAAAGACTAGAGAAAAAAATAGAATGTGGTGCTGATTACATTATCACTCAGCCTATTTATTCAGAAGAAAAAATAATCGAATTATATGAAGCTACTAAGCATATCGACAAGCCTATTTATATTGGTTTAATGCCTTTAACAAGCAGCAATAATGCAGAATTTCTCCATAACGAAGTACCTGGAATAAAGATAGACGATTCGATTCGTCAAACAATGGCAAATTTAAAAGATAACCCAGAACAAGCAACACAAGAAGGTTTGAAAATTACAAAGTCGCTAATCGATACTGCAGCCACCTACTTCAATGGTATCTACTTAATAACACCATTTTTGCGATATGAGCTTTCAGTAGAATTGGCGCGCTATACGAAAAGACGAACTGCAGCAACTAGGAGGACAACTAATGCCACAAACTTCATTAGCTGA
- the metC gene encoding cystathionine beta-lyase has protein sequence MSTPYTFETKLLHNKHKFDPETGAVSVPIQHASTFHQKDIETFGKYDYSRSLNPTREAVEEVVAELEEGTHGFAFSSGMAAISTAFLLLSQGDHVVISEDVYGGTYRMVTTVLNRFGIDHTFVDMTNLAEVEAAVLPNTKVFYVETPSNPLLKVTDIEAISLLAKKYNAWTFVDNTFLTPALQKPLTLGADVVLHSATKFLSGHSDVIAGVAVVKDADLAKQIGYLQNSFGAVLGVQDCWLLLRGIKTLHVRMKHSCDGAKIIAEHLQNHPCIKKVHYPGFEDHPQYAIQRKQALNAGAVFSFELHSEEAMRTFVENVKLPVFAVSLGAVESILSYPAKMSHAAMDPAARAERGITDSLLRLSVGLENPQDLINDFDTALKKTAALHYI, from the coding sequence ATGAGCACACCATATACATTTGAAACAAAATTACTACACAATAAGCATAAATTTGATCCGGAAACTGGAGCAGTTAGCGTGCCAATTCAGCACGCTTCTACCTTCCATCAAAAGGATATAGAAACGTTTGGAAAATACGATTATAGCAGAAGCTTAAATCCGACGAGAGAAGCTGTGGAAGAAGTCGTTGCAGAACTCGAAGAAGGCACACACGGCTTTGCCTTTTCTTCTGGAATGGCTGCTATCTCTACTGCTTTCCTATTATTATCACAAGGAGACCATGTCGTTATTTCGGAAGACGTTTATGGAGGAACGTACCGTATGGTCACAACGGTATTAAATCGCTTTGGTATTGACCATACATTTGTAGATATGACCAACTTAGCAGAAGTAGAAGCGGCTGTTTTGCCTAATACAAAAGTATTTTATGTTGAAACCCCTTCTAACCCATTATTAAAAGTAACCGATATTGAAGCAATAAGCTTACTCGCCAAAAAATACAATGCCTGGACCTTTGTAGACAATACTTTTTTAACACCCGCCTTACAAAAACCATTAACACTCGGTGCAGATGTAGTCCTACATAGTGCTACTAAATTCTTATCAGGCCATAGTGATGTTATTGCTGGAGTTGCGGTAGTTAAAGATGCAGACCTTGCCAAACAAATTGGCTATTTACAAAATTCTTTTGGTGCGGTTCTTGGCGTACAGGATTGTTGGTTATTGTTAAGAGGAATAAAGACATTGCACGTACGCATGAAGCATTCATGTGATGGCGCAAAAATCATTGCAGAACATTTACAGAACCATCCATGCATTAAGAAAGTTCATTACCCAGGTTTTGAAGACCATCCTCAATATGCGATTCAAAGAAAACAAGCGTTAAATGCAGGGGCTGTTTTTTCCTTTGAATTGCATTCAGAAGAGGCAATGCGCACATTTGTTGAAAATGTAAAACTTCCTGTATTTGCAGTTAGTCTTGGTGCTGTAGAGTCAATCCTTTCGTATCCTGCTAAAATGTCCCATGCTGCAATGGACCCTGCTGCAAGAGCAGAAAGAGGGATTACTGACTCCCTTCTTCGCCTATCAGTTGGATTGGAAAATCCACAAGATTTAATCAATGACTTTGATACAGCCCTAAAAAAGACGGCAGCGCTACATTATATTTAA
- a CDS encoding methionine biosynthesis PLP-dependent protein produces the protein MYSLETKLAQIGNRSEKTTGAVNPPVYFSTAYRHAGIGESTGYDYTRTGNPTREILEKAIADLEDGDRGFACSSGMAAIQTILSLFQSGDEWIISKDLYGGTYRLLEQGYKKWGLRCTYVTTSDTDTLRAAISPNTKAIFLETPTNPLMEQTDISEVASIAKEHGILLIVDNTFYTPIIQQPIRLGADIVIHSATKYLGGHNDVLAGLIVAKGEALCNELALHHNSAGAVLSPFDSWLLMRGMKTLALRMEKHEENAKILCSFLKEHDAVVDVLYPGRGGMISFRIQHESWVNPFLQNLTLISFAESLGGVESFITYPATQTHADIPLEVRLETGVDNRLLRFSVGIENANDLIKDLDKAFSIAKGIAKEVTI, from the coding sequence ATGTATAGTTTAGAGACAAAATTAGCACAAATTGGAAATCGAAGTGAAAAAACAACTGGAGCAGTAAACCCACCTGTTTATTTCTCAACTGCTTATCGTCATGCTGGAATTGGGGAATCAACTGGCTATGATTACACTCGTACTGGAAATCCCACTCGAGAAATTTTAGAAAAGGCAATTGCCGATTTAGAAGATGGAGATCGCGGCTTTGCATGTAGCTCCGGAATGGCTGCTATCCAAACAATTCTTTCGCTTTTCCAAAGCGGTGATGAATGGATTATTTCAAAGGATTTATATGGTGGTACCTATCGTTTGTTAGAACAAGGATATAAAAAATGGGGTCTTCGATGTACGTACGTTACTACCTCAGATACAGATACTTTACGTGCGGCAATTTCCCCTAATACAAAAGCAATCTTCCTTGAAACTCCTACTAATCCATTAATGGAACAAACGGATATTTCAGAAGTGGCTTCCATCGCTAAAGAACACGGTATTCTACTTATTGTAGATAATACTTTCTATACTCCAATCATTCAACAGCCTATTCGCTTAGGGGCTGATATTGTTATCCACAGTGCGACAAAATATTTAGGTGGACATAATGATGTTCTTGCCGGTCTTATCGTTGCTAAAGGAGAAGCATTATGTAATGAACTTGCTTTACATCATAATTCTGCGGGAGCTGTTTTAAGTCCCTTCGATTCTTGGTTATTAATGAGAGGCATGAAAACATTAGCATTAAGAATGGAAAAACATGAGGAAAATGCTAAAATTTTATGTTCCTTCCTTAAAGAACATGATGCTGTTGTTGATGTTCTCTATCCTGGTCGCGGTGGTATGATTTCCTTTAGAATTCAACATGAATCATGGGTAAATCCATTTTTACAAAATTTAACGTTAATCTCCTTTGCTGAAAGCTTGGGTGGTGTAGAGAGTTTTATCACATACCCTGCTACCCAAACCCATGCCGACATTCCATTAGAAGTTCGATTAGAGACTGGCGTTGATAACCGTTTATTACGTTTTTCTGTCGGCATTGAAAATGCAAATGATTTAATTAAAGATTTAGATAAAGCATTTTCCATTGCAAAGGGAATCGCTAAGGAGGTAACAATATGA
- a CDS encoding H-type small acid-soluble spore protein, with product MNIGRAIEIMNAADIVDVSYQGEKIIIQNVDEKTKKARIYTKAKPDYELEVDVYQLIEEI from the coding sequence TTGAATATTGGAAGAGCAATTGAAATTATGAATGCTGCGGATATTGTGGATGTTAGTTATCAAGGTGAAAAGATAATTATCCAGAATGTAGATGAAAAAACAAAAAAAGCAAGAATTTACACAAAAGCAAAGCCAGATTATGAGTTGGAAGTCGATGTCTATCAACTTATTGAAGAAATCTAA
- a CDS encoding response regulator transcription factor — translation MKKILIIEDEKNLSRFIELELTYEGYKTEVCSDGRSGLQKALEEDWDIILLDLMLPELNGMEVCRRLRQTKNTPILMITARDSVLDRVSGLDSGADDYLVKPFAIEELLARLRALFRRIDPQINSSNQTMTKLTYKDITLEVESHIAKKGEEILSLTKREYDLLYMFMTNINIVLSRDILLEKIWGYESEVETNVIDVYVRYLRNKLDPTGQEVYIETVRGIGYVMR, via the coding sequence ATGAAAAAAATTTTGATTATTGAAGATGAAAAAAATCTATCGAGATTTATTGAATTAGAATTAACGTATGAAGGATATAAAACAGAAGTTTGTTCAGATGGTAGAAGTGGTTTACAAAAAGCATTAGAGGAAGATTGGGACATCATTTTACTAGATTTAATGCTGCCTGAATTAAATGGAATGGAAGTATGCAGAAGGCTCCGCCAAACAAAAAATACCCCTATATTAATGATAACTGCACGTGATAGTGTTCTAGACAGAGTATCTGGTCTAGATAGTGGAGCTGACGATTATTTAGTTAAGCCTTTTGCAATCGAAGAGCTGCTTGCTAGATTACGTGCTTTATTTCGCCGAATAGATCCACAAATAAATTCTTCCAATCAAACAATGACGAAGCTGACTTATAAGGATATAACACTTGAAGTAGAATCCCATATTGCCAAGAAAGGTGAAGAGATTCTATCTTTAACGAAAAGAGAGTATGATTTACTTTATATGTTTATGACGAATATTAATATTGTCTTATCGAGAGATATCTTATTAGAAAAAATTTGGGGCTATGAATCTGAAGTGGAAACAAATGTGATTGATGTGTATGTCAGGTATCTAAGAAATAAACTTGATCCAACTGGACAAGAAGTATATATCGAAACGGTCAGAGGAATAGGATATGTGATGAGATGA